From Cellulomonas fimi ATCC 484, a single genomic window includes:
- a CDS encoding regulatory protein RecX gives MSRDRRRGRASEPPPTGAAAQDAEPDQESVARAIALRMLTGAPRSRAQLEEAMARRDVPQDVAARVLDRFTEVGLVDDAAYAEMLVRTRHTERGLSRRALAVELRRKGVDDEDAQRALEQIDSDDEEEAARHLVRRRLAATSGLDAQTRARRTYAALGRKGYPPGLVARLVREELAHEGQDADLAGADAD, from the coding sequence ATGAGCCGTGACCGCCGTCGGGGGCGGGCGTCCGAGCCGCCCCCGACGGGTGCCGCCGCGCAGGACGCCGAGCCGGACCAGGAGTCGGTCGCCCGCGCGATCGCGCTGCGCATGCTGACGGGAGCACCGCGCAGCCGCGCCCAGCTCGAGGAGGCGATGGCGCGCCGGGACGTCCCGCAGGACGTCGCCGCGCGCGTCCTCGACCGGTTCACCGAGGTCGGGCTCGTCGACGACGCGGCGTACGCCGAGATGCTCGTGCGCACGCGACACACCGAGCGCGGCCTGTCGCGACGCGCACTGGCGGTGGAGCTGCGTCGCAAGGGCGTCGACGACGAGGACGCCCAGCGCGCGCTCGAGCAGATCGACTCCGACGACGAGGAGGAGGCGGCGCGCCACCTCGTGCGGCGGCGGCTGGCCGCGACGTCCGGGCTCGACGCCCAGACCCGGGCCCGGCGCACCTATGCAGCGCTCGGCCGCAAGGGGTACCCGCCCGGTCTCGTGGCCCGGCTGGTGCGCGAGGAGCTGGCGCACGAGGGGCAGGACGCCGACCTGGCCGGGGCGGACGCGGACTGA
- the rny gene encoding ribonuclease Y, which produces MDPGVVATVVGLLGACLVALILVLVARREAAAQRVRAEQDVASIKDEARALLADAERRERRLAEREQTLAGDRAQVEDLDRKARARAEEAADARREAQRLADEAAREADRTTAAAEREAQTRLAEADALAARRVLEAERAAIEELESASGLTREAALEELTRRLVERATNDAAAQVRRAEAQARRTAEARARRIVATAIQRTAVATSAQASTVTLPLPSDDMKGRIIGKEGRNIRAFEALTGVNVLVDEQPGAVLLSCFDAERREIAQVALEALMADGRIHPQRIEAAYADALAGAEDRTDAAGHDAAERAGVAGLHPELVRTLGRLRLRTSYGQNVLEHLVESALLAAQLAAETGTDVDVARRGAFLHDVGKALTAEVPGTHALVGADLARRLGESPEVVNAIAAHHDEVAPETVEAVLVQVADAISASRPGARREDLDQYVERMDKLEQLVAEHEGVRRALAMSAGREIRVVVEPERVVDSDLPQLAVTIARHIERDLAYPGEIKVTVVRETRASATAG; this is translated from the coding sequence GTGGATCCCGGAGTCGTCGCCACCGTCGTGGGACTCCTCGGCGCCTGCCTCGTCGCGCTCATCCTCGTCCTGGTCGCGCGGCGGGAGGCGGCGGCGCAGCGCGTGCGTGCCGAGCAGGACGTCGCGTCCATCAAGGACGAGGCACGCGCCCTGCTCGCCGACGCCGAGCGACGCGAACGACGACTCGCGGAGCGTGAGCAGACGCTGGCCGGTGACCGGGCGCAGGTCGAAGACCTCGACCGCAAGGCGCGCGCACGGGCCGAGGAGGCCGCAGACGCCCGCCGGGAGGCGCAGCGGCTCGCGGACGAGGCGGCGCGCGAGGCCGATCGCACCACCGCCGCGGCCGAGCGTGAGGCACAGACGCGCCTCGCGGAGGCCGACGCGCTCGCGGCGCGGCGCGTGCTCGAGGCGGAGCGCGCCGCGATCGAGGAGCTGGAGTCGGCGTCCGGGCTGACGCGCGAGGCCGCGCTGGAGGAGCTGACCCGCAGGCTCGTCGAGCGGGCGACGAACGACGCCGCGGCGCAGGTGCGTCGCGCGGAGGCGCAGGCGCGCCGCACGGCGGAGGCCCGCGCACGGCGCATCGTCGCGACCGCGATCCAGCGCACGGCGGTCGCGACGAGCGCGCAGGCGTCGACGGTGACCCTCCCGCTGCCGTCGGACGACATGAAGGGCCGGATCATCGGCAAGGAGGGGCGCAACATCCGCGCGTTCGAGGCGCTCACGGGCGTCAACGTGCTCGTCGACGAGCAGCCCGGCGCGGTGCTCCTGTCGTGCTTCGACGCCGAGCGGCGCGAGATCGCGCAGGTCGCGCTCGAGGCGCTCATGGCGGACGGCCGGATCCACCCGCAGCGGATCGAGGCGGCGTACGCGGACGCGCTCGCGGGCGCCGAGGACCGCACGGACGCCGCCGGTCACGACGCCGCCGAGCGCGCCGGGGTCGCGGGGCTGCACCCCGAGCTCGTGCGCACGCTCGGGCGGCTGCGGCTGCGCACGTCCTACGGGCAGAACGTGCTCGAGCACCTCGTCGAGTCGGCGCTCCTGGCCGCCCAGCTCGCCGCCGAGACGGGCACCGACGTCGACGTCGCTCGACGTGGCGCGTTCCTGCACGACGTCGGCAAGGCGCTGACCGCCGAGGTGCCCGGCACGCACGCGCTGGTCGGTGCCGACCTCGCCCGCCGGCTCGGCGAGTCGCCGGAGGTGGTCAACGCGATCGCCGCCCACCACGACGAGGTCGCACCCGAGACGGTGGAGGCCGTGCTCGTGCAGGTCGCGGATGCGATCTCGGCGTCCCGGCCGGGCGCCCGCCGCGAGGACCTCGACCAGTACGTCGAGCGGATGGACAAGCTCGAGCAGCTCGTCGCCGAGCACGAGGGCGTCCGGCGCGCGCTCGCGATGTCCGCCGGACGTGAGATCCGGGTCGTGGTCGAGCCGGAGAGGGTGGTCGACAGCGACCTGCCGCAGCTCGCGGTGACGATCGCGCGGCACATCGAGCGGGACCTCGCCTACCCGGGCGAGATCAAGGTGACCGTGGTCCGCGAGACGCGCGCGAGCGCCACGGCGGGCTGA
- a CDS encoding amino acid ABC transporter permease: MSQTVLFDAPGPRARRRMVWVNVAATVVVAGIGVWVLARLGAKGQLEAALWTPFLTPDPWVDYLLPGLASTLKAAAIAIVTSAVFGLVFGLGRLSASRAVRAVSGAVVEFFRAVPVLLMMIFFWLGLARLQLLEPRDLPLVAVVLGLTFYNGSVFAELVRSGVHGLPRGQREAALAVGLRRAQSLRLVEVPQALIAMLPAIASQLVVILKDTALGSIITYPELLDAARRLGSGQGNILQSLIVAALVFIVINYALTRFAGLLAGRVGRRTAGRARAEAPSLAVTTDR, encoded by the coding sequence GTGAGCCAGACCGTGCTGTTCGACGCTCCCGGCCCGCGCGCGCGGCGCCGCATGGTGTGGGTCAACGTCGCCGCGACGGTCGTCGTCGCCGGCATCGGTGTCTGGGTGCTCGCCCGCCTCGGTGCGAAGGGGCAGCTCGAAGCGGCGCTGTGGACGCCCTTCCTCACACCCGACCCGTGGGTCGACTACCTGCTGCCCGGCCTCGCGAGCACGCTCAAGGCCGCCGCGATCGCGATCGTCACCTCGGCCGTGTTCGGGCTCGTCTTCGGGCTCGGGCGGCTGTCCGCGTCGCGGGCCGTGCGTGCCGTGAGCGGCGCCGTCGTCGAGTTCTTCCGCGCGGTGCCCGTGCTGCTCATGATGATCTTCTTCTGGCTCGGCCTCGCGCGCCTGCAGCTGCTCGAGCCCCGCGACCTGCCGCTCGTCGCCGTCGTGCTCGGCCTGACGTTCTACAACGGCTCGGTGTTCGCCGAGCTCGTCCGCTCGGGCGTGCACGGGCTCCCGCGCGGGCAGCGCGAGGCCGCGCTCGCCGTGGGGCTGCGACGCGCCCAGTCGCTCCGGCTCGTGGAGGTCCCGCAGGCGCTCATCGCGATGCTCCCGGCGATCGCCAGCCAGCTCGTCGTGATCCTCAAGGACACCGCGCTCGGGTCGATCATCACCTACCCCGAGCTGCTCGACGCCGCCCGGCGGCTCGGCTCCGGCCAGGGCAACATCCTGCAGTCGCTGATCGTCGCCGCCCTCGTGTTCATCGTCATCAACTACGCCCTGACCCGGTTCGCGGGGCTGCTCGCGGGACGCGTCGGCCGCCGCACCGCGGGCCGTGCGCGCGCCGAGGCGCCGAGCCTGGCGGTGACCACGGATCGTTGA
- a CDS encoding amino acid ABC transporter permease: MDDGYLEQFLSLFDQFDVLGAFWVNIQLTFWAALLSLVLGTVLAVMRISPVPSLRWAGSTYVTLLRNTPLTIIIVFCVLGLWGQLGVQLSPDFQTNFFRLAVVGLSVYHAAFVCEALRSGVNTVPVGQAEAARALGLGFWPAARLVILPQAFRGAIAPLGNVLIALTKNSTVAAAGSVAEASGLMLTMIEFRPDVILLIFFTFASGFVLIVVPLGLATTALSRRLAVAR, from the coding sequence GTGGACGACGGCTACCTCGAGCAGTTCCTGTCGCTGTTCGACCAGTTCGACGTGCTCGGCGCGTTCTGGGTCAACATCCAGCTGACGTTCTGGGCGGCGCTGCTGTCGCTCGTGCTCGGCACGGTCCTCGCGGTCATGCGGATATCCCCCGTCCCGAGCCTGCGCTGGGCCGGGTCCACCTACGTGACCCTGCTGCGCAACACGCCGCTCACGATCATCATCGTGTTCTGCGTGCTCGGGCTCTGGGGGCAGCTCGGCGTGCAGCTCTCCCCCGACTTCCAGACCAACTTCTTCCGCCTCGCCGTGGTCGGGCTGAGCGTGTACCACGCGGCGTTCGTCTGCGAGGCGCTGCGCTCGGGCGTCAACACCGTCCCCGTCGGGCAGGCGGAGGCCGCCCGCGCCCTCGGTCTCGGCTTCTGGCCCGCCGCCCGGCTCGTGATCCTGCCCCAGGCGTTCCGCGGTGCGATCGCGCCGCTCGGCAACGTGCTCATCGCGCTGACGAAGAACTCGACGGTCGCCGCGGCCGGGTCGGTCGCCGAGGCGTCCGGCCTCATGCTCACGATGATCGAGTTCCGGCCCGACGTCATCCTCCTGATCTTCTTCACGTTCGCGTCCGGGTTCGTCCTCATCGTGGTGCCGCTCGGCCTCGCGACGACCGCGCTCTCGCGCAGGCTGGCGGTGGCCCGGTGA
- a CDS encoding glutamate ABC transporter substrate-binding protein codes for MRARRLVALAAAATLGLAACSSGGGDDDTDAGAGGDATETSGGAEGTIRIGIKFDQPGLGFQDGSDYTGFDVDVARYVADALGYGEDQIEWVQAPSAQRENLLQNGQVDMIFATYSITDKRKEVVSFAGPYFVAGQDLLVAADDDSISGPEDLEGKNLCSVTGSTSAQRIKDEYAAGTNLLEQPGYAQCVTALISGAVDAVTTDDIILAGLAAVPANEGKVKVVGNPFSEENYGVGLPKDSDQCEAINEAITTMVEDGTWQELLDANVGASGYEPNADLNPPEPDACA; via the coding sequence ATGCGCGCACGACGACTGGTCGCACTCGCGGCCGCCGCCACGCTCGGCCTCGCCGCCTGTTCCAGCGGGGGCGGTGACGACGACACCGACGCGGGCGCGGGCGGTGACGCGACCGAGACCTCCGGCGGCGCCGAGGGCACGATCCGCATCGGCATCAAGTTCGACCAGCCCGGGCTCGGCTTCCAGGACGGCTCCGACTACACCGGCTTCGACGTCGACGTGGCGCGGTACGTCGCCGACGCGCTCGGCTACGGCGAGGACCAGATCGAGTGGGTCCAGGCCCCGTCGGCCCAGCGGGAGAACCTGCTGCAGAACGGCCAGGTCGACATGATCTTCGCGACGTACTCGATCACCGACAAGCGCAAGGAGGTCGTGTCCTTCGCCGGGCCGTACTTCGTCGCCGGGCAGGACCTGCTCGTCGCGGCCGACGACGACTCGATCAGCGGGCCCGAGGACCTCGAGGGCAAGAACCTGTGCTCCGTCACCGGCTCGACCAGCGCGCAGCGCATCAAGGACGAGTACGCGGCCGGGACCAACCTGCTCGAGCAGCCCGGTTACGCCCAGTGCGTCACCGCCCTGATCTCGGGCGCCGTCGACGCCGTCACGACCGACGACATCATCCTGGCCGGCCTCGCGGCGGTGCCGGCGAACGAGGGCAAGGTCAAGGTCGTCGGCAACCCGTTCTCCGAGGAGAACTACGGCGTCGGACTGCCGAAGGACTCCGACCAGTGCGAGGCGATCAACGAGGCCATCACGACGATGGTCGAGGACGGCACGTGGCAGGAGCTCCTCGACGCGAACGTCGGCGCCTCCGGGTACGAGCCCAACGCGGACCTGAACCCGCCGGAGCCCGACGCCTGCGCCTGA
- a CDS encoding amino acid ABC transporter ATP-binding protein, which produces MADLAVQDGPAPTERPVGDPLVVLSGVDKHFGALHVLQGVDLTVRRGEVVVIIGPSGSGKSTLCRTINRLETIDAGTITIDGKELPSEGRDLARLRADVGMVFQSFNLFAHRTVLENVTLGPTRAKGVKKAAARERAMELLRRVGVADQAHKLPAQLSGGQQQRVAIARALAMDPKVMLFDEPTSALDPEMINEVLDVMVGLARDGMTMLVVTHEMGFARRAAHRVVFMDGGQIVEQADPETFFTAPTSARARDFLSKILTH; this is translated from the coding sequence ATGGCTGACCTCGCGGTGCAGGACGGACCCGCCCCCACCGAGCGCCCCGTGGGCGACCCGCTCGTCGTGCTCTCGGGCGTCGACAAGCACTTCGGCGCGCTGCACGTGCTGCAGGGCGTCGACCTGACCGTCCGGCGCGGCGAGGTCGTCGTCATCATCGGCCCGTCGGGCAGCGGCAAGTCGACGCTGTGCCGCACGATCAACCGCCTGGAGACCATCGACGCGGGCACGATCACGATCGACGGCAAGGAGCTGCCGTCGGAGGGGCGCGACCTCGCGCGGCTGCGCGCCGACGTCGGCATGGTGTTCCAGTCCTTCAACCTCTTCGCGCACAGGACGGTCCTGGAGAACGTGACGCTCGGGCCCACGCGGGCCAAGGGGGTCAAGAAGGCCGCCGCGCGCGAGCGTGCGATGGAGCTGCTGCGCCGCGTCGGCGTCGCGGACCAGGCGCACAAGCTCCCCGCCCAGCTCTCCGGCGGGCAGCAGCAGCGCGTCGCGATCGCGCGGGCGCTGGCGATGGACCCGAAGGTCATGCTCTTCGACGAGCCGACGTCCGCGCTCGACCCCGAGATGATCAACGAGGTCCTCGACGTCATGGTCGGGCTCGCCCGCGACGGCATGACGATGCTCGTCGTCACCCACGAGATGGGCTTCGCGCGCCGCGCCGCGCACCGCGTGGTGTTCATGGACGGCGGCCAGATCGTCGAGCAGGCCGACCCCGAGACGTTCTTCACCGCGCCGACGAGCGCCCGCGCCCGCGACTTCCTGTCGAAGATCCTCACGCACTGA
- the miaB gene encoding tRNA (N6-isopentenyl adenosine(37)-C2)-methylthiotransferase MiaB, whose protein sequence is MSTTLPAPTPLADATDVPRTYLVKTLGCQMNVHDSEHMAGMLEQAGYVPASPADAAAEDADVIVINTCAVRENAADKLYGNLGRLAGTKRARPGMQIAVGGCLAQKDRTGIVERAPWVDVVFGTHNLDVLPVLLERARHNQKAEVEIAESLQVFPSTLPTRRESVYAGWVSISVGCNNTCTFCIVPHLRGKERDRRPGEILAEVEALVQQGAIEVTLLGQNVNSYGVEFGDRGAFAKLLRAAGAVEGLERLRFTSPHPAAFTDDVIEAMAATPTVMPQLHMPLQSGSDRVLRAMRRSYRSERFLGILDRVRAAMPDAAITTDVIVGFPGETEEDFAETLRVVEASRFSSAFTFQYSPRPGTPAADLPDQLPKAVVQERYERLVALQERISLEENRAQVGRTVEVLVAEGEGRKDGVTERLSGRAQDNRLVHLALPAGLAPHDAPRPGDVVTVTVTHGAPHHLVADSGATGGTFAVRRTRAGDTWERRQAGDDDHAHAGDACGTGGAAGPVVLGLPTIGHRPA, encoded by the coding sequence ATGTCCACGACCCTGCCCGCACCGACGCCGCTCGCCGACGCGACCGACGTCCCGCGCACGTACCTCGTCAAGACGCTCGGCTGCCAGATGAACGTGCACGACTCCGAGCACATGGCCGGCATGCTCGAGCAGGCGGGCTACGTGCCGGCCAGTCCCGCCGACGCCGCCGCGGAGGACGCGGACGTCATCGTCATCAACACCTGCGCCGTGCGCGAGAACGCCGCCGACAAGCTCTACGGCAACCTGGGCCGGCTCGCGGGCACGAAGCGCGCGCGCCCGGGCATGCAGATCGCGGTCGGCGGGTGCCTGGCGCAGAAGGACCGCACCGGGATCGTCGAGCGGGCGCCCTGGGTCGACGTCGTCTTCGGCACGCACAACCTCGACGTCCTGCCCGTGCTGCTCGAGCGGGCGCGGCACAACCAGAAGGCCGAGGTCGAGATCGCGGAGTCGCTGCAGGTCTTCCCGTCCACGCTGCCGACGCGACGCGAGTCCGTCTACGCCGGCTGGGTGTCGATCAGCGTCGGCTGCAACAACACCTGCACGTTCTGCATCGTCCCGCACCTGCGCGGCAAGGAGCGCGACCGTCGACCGGGGGAGATCCTCGCCGAGGTCGAGGCGCTCGTGCAGCAGGGCGCGATCGAGGTCACCCTGCTCGGGCAGAACGTCAACTCCTACGGCGTCGAGTTCGGCGACCGCGGTGCGTTCGCGAAGCTGCTGCGCGCGGCCGGTGCCGTCGAGGGCCTCGAGCGGCTGCGGTTCACCTCGCCCCACCCGGCGGCGTTCACCGACGACGTCATCGAGGCGATGGCCGCGACGCCCACGGTCATGCCGCAGCTGCACATGCCGCTGCAGTCCGGCTCCGACCGGGTGCTGCGTGCGATGCGCCGCTCGTACCGCTCGGAGCGGTTCCTCGGCATCCTCGACCGGGTCCGCGCCGCGATGCCCGACGCCGCGATCACCACCGACGTCATCGTCGGCTTCCCGGGCGAGACGGAGGAGGACTTCGCGGAGACGCTGCGCGTCGTCGAGGCCTCGCGGTTCTCGTCGGCGTTCACGTTCCAGTACTCCCCACGTCCGGGCACGCCCGCCGCCGACCTGCCCGACCAGCTCCCCAAGGCCGTCGTGCAGGAGCGGTACGAGCGGCTCGTCGCCCTGCAGGAGCGCATCTCCCTGGAGGAGAACCGGGCGCAGGTCGGGCGCACCGTGGAGGTGCTCGTCGCCGAGGGCGAGGGCCGCAAGGACGGCGTCACGGAGCGCCTGTCCGGGCGCGCGCAGGACAACCGGCTCGTGCACCTGGCACTCCCGGCCGGTCTCGCCCCGCACGACGCCCCGCGGCCGGGCGACGTCGTCACGGTCACCGTCACGCACGGCGCGCCGCACCACCTCGTCGCCGACTCGGGTGCGACGGGAGGGACGTTCGCGGTCCGGCGGACCCGGGCGGGCGACACGTGGGAGCGGCGCCAGGCGGGCGACGACGACCACGCGCACGCCGGCGACGCGTGCGGGACGGGCGGTGCGGCAGGTCCTGTCGTGCTCGGCCTGCCGACCATCGGCCACCGCCCGGCCTGA
- a CDS encoding YbjN domain-containing protein has product MSGPGWLLRVLGGLPKPAKRPTADNEPPTPLTRDRIGDYLLGRGYKFVVDEDGDLTGTWDGSRFWFLLLGEQQEILQVRGRWHRTFALEQRAGVGLAVNDWNRERIWPKAYLREEDGVIALYSEVSADFEPGATDLQLAQLLACGLGTGVQMFAALEGLLPRDETPPDDLPDN; this is encoded by the coding sequence ATGAGCGGACCGGGCTGGCTGCTGCGGGTGCTCGGCGGGCTGCCCAAGCCCGCGAAGCGTCCGACGGCCGACAACGAGCCGCCGACCCCGCTCACGCGTGACCGCATCGGCGACTACCTGCTGGGCCGCGGGTACAAGTTCGTGGTCGACGAGGACGGCGACCTCACCGGCACGTGGGACGGCAGCCGGTTCTGGTTCCTGCTGCTCGGTGAGCAGCAGGAGATCCTCCAGGTCCGCGGCCGCTGGCACCGCACGTTCGCCCTCGAGCAGCGTGCGGGCGTCGGGCTCGCGGTCAACGACTGGAACCGCGAGCGCATCTGGCCCAAGGCGTACCTGCGCGAGGAGGACGGGGTGATCGCGCTCTACAGCGAGGTCTCCGCGGACTTCGAGCCCGGCGCGACCGACCTGCAGCTCGCGCAGCTCCTCGCGTGCGGGCTGGGGACGGGCGTGCAGATGTTCGCCGCGCTCGAGGGTCTGCTGCCGCGCGACGAGACGCCGCCGGACGACCTGCCCGACAACTGA
- a CDS encoding YbjN domain-containing protein, which translates to MAPFADRPRRWWSRRARPAPDTVRPAPAVEPTDDELHERVAALLARELGVAEPAEDVPTPVTPARIAAWMTQNQFSYFVDNDGDLGGLWRGRLFYFFLFGEQAEILQVRGQWHREVAIERLEEILDLCNEWNADRIWPKAYVRVRDNGRVHVVSEVATDLEHGVTDAQLSQMLFCGLSTGSMFFDALDERYPDPAGVAP; encoded by the coding sequence ATGGCTCCGTTCGCCGACCGACCCCGCCGTTGGTGGTCGCGCCGTGCCCGGCCGGCGCCCGACACGGTCCGACCCGCCCCCGCGGTGGAGCCCACCGACGACGAGCTCCACGAGCGCGTCGCGGCCCTGCTCGCGCGCGAGCTGGGCGTCGCCGAGCCCGCGGAGGACGTACCGACGCCGGTGACGCCCGCGCGCATCGCGGCGTGGATGACGCAGAACCAGTTCAGCTACTTCGTCGACAACGACGGCGACCTCGGCGGGCTGTGGCGCGGGCGGCTGTTCTACTTCTTCCTCTTCGGCGAGCAGGCGGAGATCCTCCAGGTGCGCGGGCAGTGGCACCGCGAGGTCGCCATCGAGCGCCTCGAGGAGATCCTCGACCTGTGCAACGAGTGGAACGCCGACCGCATCTGGCCCAAGGCCTACGTCCGGGTCCGCGACAACGGTCGCGTGCACGTCGTCTCCGAGGTCGCCACCGACCTCGAGCACGGGGTCACCGACGCTCAGCTGAGCCAGATGCTGTTCTGCGGCCTGTCGACCGGCAGCATGTTCTTCGACGCGCTCGACGAGCGCTACCCCGACCCCGCCGGGGTCGCACCGTGA
- the miaA gene encoding tRNA (adenosine(37)-N6)-dimethylallyltransferase MiaA, which yields MSLVVAVVGPTATGKSDLGIALALALGGEVVNTDAMQLYRGMDVGTAKVPPAQRRGVPHHLLDVLEPDEDATVADYQSRARAVLDDLAGRDRRAVAVGGSGLYVRALLDRMDFPGTDPELRARLEERAEREGSRALHAELATLDPVAADGIGPRNARRVVRALEVIALTGRPYSASLPQHVYEVPAVQIGLDCDRPTLDARVAGRVERMWADGLVAEVEGLAARGLGRTASRAVGYAEVLAVLRGEIDEDEARTRTVAGTRRLARKQMGWFGRDPRVHWLDAQDPELLARALDLVARADAGTLGPATDDPAPRRSLGS from the coding sequence GTGAGCCTGGTCGTCGCCGTCGTGGGCCCCACCGCGACCGGCAAGTCCGACCTGGGGATCGCGCTCGCCCTCGCGCTCGGCGGCGAGGTCGTGAACACGGACGCGATGCAGCTCTACCGCGGCATGGACGTCGGCACCGCGAAGGTCCCGCCCGCGCAGCGCCGGGGCGTCCCGCACCACCTGCTCGACGTCCTGGAGCCCGACGAGGACGCCACCGTCGCCGACTACCAGTCCCGCGCGCGAGCCGTCCTCGACGACCTCGCTGGCCGGGACCGCCGCGCGGTGGCCGTCGGCGGCTCGGGCCTCTACGTCCGCGCGCTGCTCGACCGCATGGATTTCCCGGGGACGGACCCGGAGCTGCGCGCACGCCTGGAGGAACGTGCGGAGCGCGAGGGGTCGCGCGCGCTGCACGCCGAGCTCGCGACGCTCGACCCGGTCGCCGCCGACGGCATCGGGCCGCGCAACGCCCGCCGCGTCGTGCGGGCGCTGGAGGTCATCGCCCTCACGGGCCGCCCGTACTCGGCGTCGCTCCCGCAGCACGTGTACGAGGTGCCGGCCGTGCAGATCGGGCTCGACTGCGACCGGCCGACGCTCGACGCCCGCGTCGCCGGGCGCGTCGAGCGCATGTGGGCCGACGGGCTCGTCGCGGAGGTCGAGGGGCTCGCGGCCCGCGGGCTGGGGCGCACCGCGTCCCGCGCGGTCGGGTACGCCGAGGTGCTCGCGGTCCTGCGTGGCGAGATCGACGAGGACGAGGCGCGCACGCGCACCGTCGCGGGCACCCGGCGCCTGGCCCGCAAGCAGATGGGCTGGTTCGGGCGCGACCCGCGCGTGCACTGGCTCGACGCGCAGGACCCGGAGCTGCTGGCGCGCGCCCTCGACCTCGTCGCGCGCGCGGACGCGGGCACGCTCGGACCCGCGACGGACGACCCCGCACCCCGCCGTAGTCTGGGGTCATGA
- the dapF gene encoding diaminopimelate epimerase produces MTTVPAPSAAPAAPPVAAGLPVTKGHGTQNDFVLLDDRDGLLDLTPALVRELADRRAGLGGDGVIRLVRSAHLPEGAALLADVPDATWFMDYRNADGSVAEMCGNGVRVVAAFAERLGLWDASDGELVLGTRAGVRRVRRVPVPDGLPDAVWYAVDMGRWYLPGGEDAVRDGFDAQVAVAGLADVRPALGVDVGNPHTVLALPGPEELDAADLTRAPEVRPVPPHGTNVELVVPLGETPGPDGALVGRVAMRVHERGVGETRSCGTGACAAALAVRTWAGAGAPDVWLVDVPGGTVRVTALSDGHVELAGPAVLVATATVDLAAVATRTP; encoded by the coding sequence ATGACGACCGTCCCGGCCCCCTCCGCCGCGCCCGCCGCCCCGCCCGTCGCGGCCGGCCTGCCGGTGACGAAGGGGCACGGCACGCAGAACGACTTCGTCCTGCTCGACGACCGCGACGGCCTGCTCGACCTCACCCCGGCGCTCGTGCGCGAGCTCGCCGACCGCCGGGCCGGCCTCGGCGGGGACGGCGTCATCCGCCTGGTCCGCAGCGCCCACCTCCCCGAGGGGGCCGCACTGCTCGCCGACGTCCCGGACGCGACGTGGTTCATGGACTACCGCAACGCCGACGGCTCGGTCGCCGAGATGTGCGGCAACGGGGTGCGCGTGGTCGCCGCGTTCGCGGAGCGCCTCGGGCTCTGGGACGCGTCCGACGGCGAGCTCGTCCTCGGCACGCGTGCCGGTGTCCGGCGCGTGCGCCGCGTGCCCGTCCCGGACGGGCTGCCCGACGCGGTCTGGTACGCGGTCGACATGGGGCGCTGGTACCTGCCCGGAGGCGAGGACGCGGTGCGTGACGGCTTCGACGCGCAGGTGGCCGTCGCCGGTCTGGCGGACGTGCGGCCGGCGCTCGGCGTAGACGTCGGGAACCCGCACACCGTCCTCGCGCTCCCCGGCCCCGAGGAGCTCGACGCGGCCGACCTCACGCGCGCGCCCGAGGTGCGTCCCGTCCCGCCGCACGGCACGAACGTCGAGCTCGTGGTGCCCCTGGGGGAGACACCCGGGCCCGACGGCGCGCTCGTCGGCCGCGTCGCGATGCGCGTGCACGAGCGCGGCGTCGGCGAGACCCGCTCGTGCGGGACGGGCGCGTGCGCAGCCGCGCTCGCGGTGCGGACGTGGGCCGGTGCCGGTGCGCCCGACGTGTGGCTCGTCGACGTGCCCGGCGGCACCGTGCGCGTCACGGCGCTGTCCGACGGCCACGTCGAGCTCGCGGGACCCGCCGTCCTCGTCGCGACGGCCACGGTCGACCTCGCAGCGGTCGCGACGCGGACCCCGTGA
- a CDS encoding thioredoxin family protein, with translation MSTAPGAGAVGAPQAPGDLPRAVATAPGGVVVLAAEDLGAALGARATVVQFSSTFCTPCRRTRLVVEHALRSEPGVVHVELDVADHLALGERLDVTSTPTVLVLDVRGRVRRRAAGVPTLAQVRAALADATA, from the coding sequence GTGAGCACGGCGCCCGGCGCCGGCGCGGTCGGCGCGCCGCAGGCCCCCGGGGACCTGCCACGGGCCGTCGCCACGGCACCGGGCGGGGTCGTGGTCCTCGCGGCCGAGGACCTGGGGGCAGCGCTCGGCGCGCGCGCGACCGTCGTGCAGTTCTCCAGCACGTTCTGCACCCCGTGCCGCCGCACGCGGCTCGTCGTCGAGCACGCGCTCCGCTCGGAGCCGGGCGTCGTCCACGTCGAGCTCGACGTCGCCGACCACCTGGCGCTCGGGGAGCGGCTCGACGTCACCTCGACCCCCACGGTCCTGGTGCTCGACGTGCGCGGGCGGGTGCGCCGCCGGGCCGCGGGAGTGCCGACGCTCGCGCAGGTGCGGGCCGCCCTCGCGGACGCGACCGCCTGA